The following nucleotide sequence is from uncultured Draconibacterium sp..
CATGAAGAAAGTATTGAATATTGCAGTTGCAATGGATTATATTTCAACGAATCCCTATGTAAAGTTTCAGGTAAAAACAGAACAACCTAAACGTGAATTTTTAACTCAAAAGGAATTAAAAAAAATAAGGAAAAAAAAGATTGAGATTGAACGGCTTGCTATTGTTAGAGACATTTTTCTATTTGCCTGTTATACCGGATTATCTTATGCTGATATTTCAAAGCTGGCAAAACACCATATTAGAATAGGGAATGATGGAAATAAATGGATTATTATAGATCGAACTAAAAATGGATCAAGATGCAGAGTTCCATTATTGCCTGCTGCCAAAAACATTTTAAAGCGCTATAAAAACTATCCAATAAATGTTTCAAAAGGACTATTGCTACCTGTAAATTCAAACCAAAAAATGAATGCATATTTAAAGGAGATCGCTGACATATGCGGGATTAAAAAGAATTTATCAATGCACGTAGCCAGGCATACATTTGCTACAACCATAACATTAATTAATGGCGTTCCAATTGAAACTGTTTCTAAAATACTTGGGCATAGCTCACTGAAAACAACTCAGATTTATGCTAGAATTTTAGATACAAAGATTTCAAAAGATATGGAAAAGCTTATGAAGCTAATCTGAAAAATTAATGCGTTTATGGTTTAAGTGATTTTAATAACTGTAACCTGTTTCAAATTTTAGAAGTCAGCTTTTATAAAATCATTTCAATTATTTCCTCAATACAATCGGGGCACAGGCAACCATCAAAACAGGCCATAATATAATCCCGTACTTTTTCCGGGATTTCTACGTCCACGCACCAGCAATGGTAGTTGCCGGTACAGGTATGTAATTTGCCGCATCGGGCGCAAGCGTGTGGTTCATATTTTGGGTTATGCTCCATTTATTTCGATTCGAGAATAATAAGTTCCTGATCGCTTAAAACGGTTTGTTCTTCCTTAATTTTTAGTTCGCGAACAATGGCATCTTTTGACGCTAAAACCTGATTTTGCATTTTCATTGCTTCTAAAATCAGCAGAGGTTCACCTTTTTTTACCATTGTGTTTTGGCTTACAAAGATATCTTTTATTTTTCCCGGCATAGGAGCCGTTATCGCATAAACTTTATTTTTGGCGGCATTTTGTTTAATGGTTTTTACACGCTTTGCTGTTTCTTCCTGCTCCAGAATAAAATGATAAAAATTGCCGTTTACTTCAACCTGGTATTTGTTCTGCTTCTTTTTAATCACAGATCCTGAAAAAGCCTTATTCTCAATATTAACAGCATACAGGCCATCTTCAGTTCGGTTTATTTTACGGTTTTTTCTTTTCCTGATTTTATAGTTCGATACATTGTACCGAAACCTTTTTGTTCCTGAAACAATGTATTTTGATATCTTGGTTTTCATACGTTATTTTAAAATAGTTTATTCCACATTTTTGTAGCCCAGGGAGTTGTTGTCTCCGTTTTAATTGTTTCCTGGTTTAGTTTTTTCAAGTCATTCAAATACGATTGCAACGCAATCATCGCCGCCGCTTCTTCCTCAAAATCTTCCCGGTGAATATGTGTTTGCATTTCCTCTAAAAAGGAAGTGGTAAAATTACCTTCAACAAAATCTTTATCACGGAGAATTGCTTTAAAAAACGGGATGGTGGTTTTTATTCCGTCAATTCGCGAATGTTCCATAATCTGAATCGACTTTTCGATTACGGATTTCCTATTGCGGCCTGAAACAATTAATTTGGCGACCAGCGAATCGAAAGCATTGGGAACGACCGATCCCGGAACAAAACCCGAATCAATTCTCAAACCCGGATATGAAGGGAAATTCATTTCGTCGATAATTCCGAAATTTGGGGTGAATCCTGCCTGAACATCTTCGGCGTTGACCCGGAATTCAATGGCCGCACCGTTACAATGAATATCTTTCTGAGCAAAGGGTAATTTTTCTCCAATCGCGGTTCGTATTTGCCATTCAACCAAATCGAGGCCGGTGATGGCTTCTGTAACCGGATGTTCAACCTGGATACGCGTATTCATTTCCATAAAGTAGTATGAACCGTTTTCGTCCAGTAAAAACTCAACAGTACCAAGTGTAGAGTAGTTGGTTAGCCGTGTTAAATTAAGCGCATCGTTGGTTATTTTTTCTCGCAAATTGTCGTCGAGCGCCACCGAAGGTGCTTCTTCCAAAAGTTTTTGGTGATTGCGTTGAATGGAACATTCGCGCTCGAAAAGGTGGATGGCGTTTCCAAATTTATCGGCCAGTACCTGTACTTCGATATGACGCGGATTTTCGATGAATTTTTCAATAATCATGGCTGCGTTTCCAAACGCACTTTTCGCTTCGTTTACGGCCATTTTATAGGCCATTGCCAGCTCTTGTTGGTTTTTAACCACGCGCATTCCTTTTCCGCCGCCACCGGCCAGTGCTTTCAAAATAACCGGGTATCCTATTTTTTCAATCTCGTTGGTACATTCTTCGAGCGACGAAACCGGTTTTTTTGTACCGGTAACAATGGGAACACCGGCGCGTTTTGCCAGAATACGAGCCTGGTTTTTATCTCCCATTTCAGCAATGTTTTTCGCTACCGGACCAATGAATGTTATCCCCGACTTTTCGCAAAGTTCAGCCAGCAAAGGGCTTTCAGAAAGAAAACCATAACCGGGATGAATGGCATCAATTTTTAAATCGACAGCATATTTTACAATGGCTTCGGCATTTAAAAAAATGGACGAAGAAGCTGAACTTTCGGGTAGTGTAATTATTTCGTCGGTCCAGTTCAGGTAAATTGCATTTGCCTCTTGCCGGGTTTGAAAACAGTAGGTTTTTATCCCCATTTTTTGCGCAGTTTTGATAATGCGAATGGCAATTTCGCCCCGATTGGCAATTAATATGGATTTAATTTTTTTCATAGCTTTTGCTTTAAATTAAAGAGGAAGGTTACCGTGTTTCCGTGGCATTTTTTCCAGGTTTTTGTTTTTCAGCAGCTCAAAAGCCGAAATGAGTTTTTGGCGCGTAATTGCGGGGTCGATAACTTCGTCGATAAACCCGTATTCGTCGGCAATGTATGGATTGGCAGTTGTTTCGCGGTATTCCGAAATAAAGTGTTGCTTCAATTCCTCTGGGTTTTCAGCACTTGCCAGTTCCTTTCTTTTCAGGATTTTAATGGCTCCTTCAGGCCCCATAACTGCCACTTCTGCCGATGGCCAGGCATAGTTAAAATCGCCGCCCATGTTTTTGCTGTTCATTACAATGTAGGCGCCGCCATAAGCTTTTCGCGCAATAACGGTAATTTTTGGTACAGAAGCCTCGCCAAAAGCATAAAGCAATTTGGCACCATGGCGAATTAATCCGGCGTGTTCCTGTTCTGTTCCGGGAAGAAATCCGGGAACATCTTCCAACACCAGCAGAGGAATATTAAATGCATCGCAAAAGCGGACAAAACGTGCGGCTTTAACCGATGAGTTTACATCAAGAACACCGGCCAGAACTTTGGGTTGGTTGGCAACAATGCCAATAACCTGTTTGTTTAAACGGGCAAAGCCGGTTATCATGTTCATGGCAAACGGTTCTGCCACTTCGTAAAAACTGTCAACGTCCACAATGTTTTCAATAATATCGTGCATGTTGTAAGGAACCACTGTTTCGTTGGGAACAATGGCGCGGAGCTTTTCGGGTTTTGCCGGAGCAATAGTGTTTTCGTTGGTAAATGGAGGCAGTTCAATATTGTTGGAAGGAAGGTATTGCAAAAGTTTTCGTGCGCCAAGAAGGGTATGTTCTTCGTCGTCAAAAACAAAGTGTGCAACCCCGCTTTTACTGGTATGAATGTCGGCACCTCCCAATTGTTCGAAAGTAACGTCTTCATTTAGTACTTCTTTCACAATTTCGGGGCCGGTAACAAACATGCGCGAAACATGCCGGGTCATAAAAATAAAATCGGTGAGGGCAGGCGAGTACACTGCTCCACCCGCTGCCGGACCGAGGATTACCGAAATTTGAGGGATAATACCCGAGGATTTTATGTTGCGGTGAAATATTCCGGCATAACCGGCTAAACTGGCAATTCCTTCTTGTATGCGTGCGCCACCCGAATCAATTAATCCAATTATTGGGTGACCCATTTTTCGGGCCATGTCCTGTACTTTCATGATTTTGGCGGCGTGTGCTGCTCCCAAAGAACCACCCATAAAATTAAAATCCTGGGCGTAAACAAATACTTTTCTACCATTAATCTGGCCATAACCAATGATTACTCCATCGCCGTAAGCTGTCGATTTTTCGGCATTTGCAGGTCGTACAAAGGTGTCGAGTTCTTCGAAGGTTCCTTCATCAAAAAGTATTTCAATTCGTTCTATGGCCGTAAGTTTTCCCTTCTTATGTTGCCGCTCGAAGTATTCTTCTCCATATTGTTCTTCCAGTTGTTTATTGCGTTCGCTAAAACGAATAAAAGCTTTTCTATAATCTTCCTGCATTTTAAATTACAATTTGAGTTTGAAAAATAAGTGTGCCACGGTGTCTTTCGATATCTGTTTCCGCAGTATTTAAAACAGGACGGGAGGAATATTGCAGGCTAAATTTGAGCTTTTGACCTGCCATGTAATAATTAACTCCCATATCCTGATTATTTAGCGCAACGGGCAGTCCTTCAAAATCTTTAAAAGCATATGCATAAAAAAGTTGCAAACGTCCGGGTAAGTGTAAAAATTCTTCTTTAAACAGATAGCCTAAAGTAGAATACGAAATAAAGCCTGTTCCTACTTTGTATTCCGAATTACCGCCATTTTCCCAAATATTCATTGTCCCGGAACTTCGGAGATAATTGTTTCCGAAATCGTAATGGTAGAGCACCGAATAAAATGTAATTGACTGGTTTTGTGTAAAGGGAAGTTCGCAAAAAACATCAC
It contains:
- a CDS encoding site-specific integrase, with the protein product MRISIGFKLKRSKKRNDESIPVYVNIILNRRRVELSTRIFVSPNNWDQAKERVSGTSNKAKTINNRLDKMATNILDIYNQFEAQNKKFNVLDIKNKLNGVSTEHGIVEMFDTYMNTIESNIGKGFSATTLKHYKTSKTRLLNFLSDVYGKKEWNLSNIGYKFINDFDMYLKSKYNNSVNTAWCYHKHMKKVLNIAVAMDYISTNPYVKFQVKTEQPKREFLTQKELKKIRKKKIEIERLAIVRDIFLFACYTGLSYADISKLAKHHIRIGNDGNKWIIIDRTKNGSRCRVPLLPAAKNILKRYKNYPINVSKGLLLPVNSNQKMNAYLKEIADICGIKKNLSMHVARHTFATTITLINGVPIETVSKILGHSSLKTTQIYARILDTKISKDMEKLMKLI
- a CDS encoding acetyl-CoA carboxylase biotin carboxyl carrier protein subunit; translated protein: MKTKISKYIVSGTKRFRYNVSNYKIRKRKNRKINRTEDGLYAVNIENKAFSGSVIKKKQNKYQVEVNGNFYHFILEQEETAKRVKTIKQNAAKNKVYAITAPMPGKIKDIFVSQNTMVKKGEPLLILEAMKMQNQVLASKDAIVRELKIKEEQTVLSDQELIILESK
- a CDS encoding biotin carboxylase N-terminal domain-containing protein, whose translation is MKKIKSILIANRGEIAIRIIKTAQKMGIKTYCFQTRQEANAIYLNWTDEIITLPESSASSSIFLNAEAIVKYAVDLKIDAIHPGYGFLSESPLLAELCEKSGITFIGPVAKNIAEMGDKNQARILAKRAGVPIVTGTKKPVSSLEECTNEIEKIGYPVILKALAGGGGKGMRVVKNQQELAMAYKMAVNEAKSAFGNAAMIIEKFIENPRHIEVQVLADKFGNAIHLFERECSIQRNHQKLLEEAPSVALDDNLREKITNDALNLTRLTNYSTLGTVEFLLDENGSYYFMEMNTRIQVEHPVTEAITGLDLVEWQIRTAIGEKLPFAQKDIHCNGAAIEFRVNAEDVQAGFTPNFGIIDEMNFPSYPGLRIDSGFVPGSVVPNAFDSLVAKLIVSGRNRKSVIEKSIQIMEHSRIDGIKTTIPFFKAILRDKDFVEGNFTTSFLEEMQTHIHREDFEEEAAAMIALQSYLNDLKKLNQETIKTETTTPWATKMWNKLF
- a CDS encoding acyl-CoA carboxylase subunit beta gives rise to the protein MQEDYRKAFIRFSERNKQLEEQYGEEYFERQHKKGKLTAIERIEILFDEGTFEELDTFVRPANAEKSTAYGDGVIIGYGQINGRKVFVYAQDFNFMGGSLGAAHAAKIMKVQDMARKMGHPIIGLIDSGGARIQEGIASLAGYAGIFHRNIKSSGIIPQISVILGPAAGGAVYSPALTDFIFMTRHVSRMFVTGPEIVKEVLNEDVTFEQLGGADIHTSKSGVAHFVFDDEEHTLLGARKLLQYLPSNNIELPPFTNENTIAPAKPEKLRAIVPNETVVPYNMHDIIENIVDVDSFYEVAEPFAMNMITGFARLNKQVIGIVANQPKVLAGVLDVNSSVKAARFVRFCDAFNIPLLVLEDVPGFLPGTEQEHAGLIRHGAKLLYAFGEASVPKITVIARKAYGGAYIVMNSKNMGGDFNYAWPSAEVAVMGPEGAIKILKRKELASAENPEELKQHFISEYRETTANPYIADEYGFIDEVIDPAITRQKLISAFELLKNKNLEKMPRKHGNLPL